CATGTCGACCAGCGGGCCACCGGAGTTGCCTGGGTTGATGGCCGCGTCGGTCTGGATAAAGCGCTGGAACTGGGTCTGTGAGACACCCCCTGGGCCGGGAGCTTCATCGATCGACCGGTTCTTTGCCGAGACAATACCAGCCGAGACCGTCTGCGAGAGACCGAAGGGGCTGCCGATGGCAAGCACCCAGTCGCCGACCTGAGCGCCGTCGGAGTTTCCGAGCTTCACGGTGGGCAGCGGCTTGTCCGTCTCGATCTTGATGACGGCGATGTCGGTGTCCTTGTCGGTGCCGATCACCTTGGCGAGACGGCCTTCGGTGTCGGGTCCGCCGTCGGGATCACTCGACAGCTTTACGTAGATCTTGTCAGCCTTATCGACGACGTGATTATTGGTGATGATGTAGCCGCTCGGGTCAACGATGAAACCCGAACCAAGGGCGCGGCGTTCCGCTCCGGGCATGCCTCCGCCGTCGCCGTCGTCATCGCCACCCTGTCCGCCCTGACCGCCGAAGAAGCGGTTCAGGAAGTCCTGCATATCATTATTTTGCTGGTCGTCTCCTCCCGGAGTGCGCTGGCCGGGGCGGCGGCGGTTCTTGTTCACTGATTGCTTGGGCAACGACTCCGTGTTGATGTTCACAACCGCGGGGCCGACCTGCTTGACGATCTGCGAAAACCCGTTGGAGAGCGTCTGAGCCGCGGGGACCACCAGAGGTTTGGCTCCCGAGGTGTCGAGCGGGGCCTGTTCCTTGCCGCTAACGCCGTGCGTGAGCACCGAGCCGACCAGGATCCCGGTCGAGAGCGTAGCAAGCAGGGCGAAGGTGGTGGTAAGACGGTGGCTGCGCATACGCTCCAGCCATGTCGATTTGCTCATCGGTGTATCCATCTGTAGATCGAACCTCTTTCGTTTGCCGCTGCGGGCCTGCGGCCATATAACAGGCGAAAATTCGCAAAGACTTAAGCTCAAGTATAGAACGCTTGCCCCATATGCGAATGTCCCATAAGGAACCAAAGGCCTTCCGGTTGGTTAGACGCCGTCTGTACGCAAAGGTGTCGCCCCCGCAGTGGTATCAACCTATTCATGATGAGGGATAGGCGGGGACCGGTTCTGCCGTCGGCAGCAGCTCGGTAACGAGAATGCCTGCGAAGATCAGTCCAGCGCCCTCCAGCGAACGGACGCTTAGCCGTTCACCCAGAAAAAGAAATGAGACCAGCCAGGCGAACACCGGCTCCAGTGTAAGCAGCAGCGCCGTGTGGGTTGGCGGCAGATGCTGCTGCGCCCAGCTCTGTATGGTGAACGCCGCCGCGGTCGCAAGCAGGCTGGTGATAGCCAGCGCGACGATAAGCCGTGATGTGAGATGGAGATAGATTGGCCCGCCGAGCGGCAATGTAATTGCCATCACCAGGGCTGCGGCTGCGATTTGCAGCGTCGCCAGCTGGGCGATGGGGACGCGCGTCGAGGTGTGTGCCAGCGCGAGCAGGTGAGCGGCAAAGGCAATAGAGCAGAGCAGCGTGAGCAGGTCGCCCGTCCCGATCGAGGTAAACAGATTCGCCCATGTCGTCCCCGCCGGTGTAGTAAGCAGCAGCAGGCCGGCAAACGCAAGCAGGGCACCGAGTCCGGAGCTCCAGCGGGGAGCATAGGCGTTGGCTGGGCGAATGGCACGAATCGCCGACAGCATCGGGACGAACACCACTACCAGGCCGGTGATGAAGGCGGACTTTGCAGCAGTCGTCCGTGCAAGTCCAGCGGTCTGAAGCTGGTATCCGGCTGCGAGAAAAATACCCACGACCAGCCCGGAGAGCAGCGTGCCCTTTGAGATCTGCCGAAGGCTGCGCCGGTTAATAATTATGAGCGCGATGGCGGCAAGGGCCATGCGCAGAAGATTGAAGAGAAGGGGTGACGCATCCTGCAGCGCATCCTTGACGAGCGTAAAGGTCGCACCCCATACGGCAACGACACCGAGGAGCAGAAGATGCGCGAGAGCGGAAGGGCTTAGACGAGGCAATGTCTTTCGTTTGAAAACGGCGAACGCTTACTTTGATGGACCGCCATTGGCTCCGCTTGCAGTGTAGACCGTCTCGCCACTCACAACCGTGCGCAGAACATTCGTGTGGAGTAGCTGCTGGGGAGTGGTAGAGGTGATGTCCCGGTCCAGCACGACGAAATCAGCAAGGGAACCTGGTTCCAGCCTGCCGAGGTCTCTCTCGCGGAACTCGGCGAACGCGGAGCCTTGCGTATAGGCATAGATAGCCTCGTTGAGCATGATCTTCTCCTGCGGCTGGTAGGTCCTCGTTCCTGCCTCGTTCTGGCGGGTGATGGCTGCGTACAGTCCGCGGAAAGGATTGATCGACTCAACCGGGTAGTCGGTGCCGAAGGCCAGCGGGATGTGATGGTCGAGCATGGAGCGCCACGCATAGGAGTATTTCGCGCGCTCTGACCCCAGCCGTTCCTCAGCCCAGTTCATATCGGTAAGCAGGTGCGAGGGCTGCATGGAGGCGATGACGCCCAGCTGCCGGTAGAGATCGAAGTCCGCGGGGAGGAGAACCTGGGCATGCTCGATACGATAGCGCATGTAGTAAGAGGGCGAGCCTCGAGGAACGCCACAAGGATCGAAGAGTTTTCCTTCCTGCATCCGTTTGCGAGCATCCTCCGACAGTCGTGAGAAGCACGTATTCATGTCGGCCTTTTCGCGCTGTGCGGTGTTGGCATCAGCTGCCTCGAAGGCGTCAAGCGCCATATGATTCGCCTGATCGCCGATGACATGAAGACCAACCTGAAAGCCCGCATCCGCACGCTCCTTCGTCATCGCATCAAGCGTCGCCTGGTCGTAGCGCGGAATCCCCGAGTTGCCGGGATCATCGGAGTAAGGCGCAGCGAGAGCAGCAGTGCGCGAGCCCAACGAGCCGTCCATAAAGCCCTTCAGCATCCCGGTGCGGAGAAGGGGATCGTCCGCCGGATGCGAGGCGCGCTCTTTTTTCAGCGTGTCCAGCGAAGCGCCGAAGGCCAGCCACTCGCTGACGCGCAGGTGGAGCTTGCCCGCCTTTTCCATATCTTCGAGTACGAGGAAGTCCTCCCAGCTCGACAGGTCCTGAACCGAAGTGACACCGTGAGCAAGCGCATCGTCGATGGCGAGCGCAAGGGCCTTGCAGCGCTCTTCGGTGGTCGGTGGAGGAACGACTTTATAGAGAATCGACATCGCCGGGCCTTCGCGCAGGATGCCTGTGAGTTCGCCGGTGGCGTCGTGGTCGATCTTGCCGCCGGCAGGGTCCGGCGTATCGCGCGTGATACCCGCGGCGGCGAGCGCGGCGGAGTTGGCAATCAGGATATGGCCGTCGGTGCGCTCGAGCACGGCGGGATGGCCACCGCTGACGGCATCGATGTCCTGACGCGTAGGCAGTGTCTTGCCCGGCCACTTCGTATGGTCCCACCCGCCTCCCTGAAGCCATGCCCCAGGCGCTGCCTTTGCTGCGAATGCGCGGATACGCTGCTGCATCTCCGCCAGTGAAGTTGTGCCGTCGAGATCGATGGTCAGCTTCTGCTGGCCTGCGCTTGCGATGTGCGTATGCGCATCATTGAAGCCCGGCATCATGAACGCACCGCCAAGATCGACGATCTTCGTCTGCGGGCCCTTGCGCCGCAGGATATCTGCGTCGCTGCCAACCGCAACGATCCTTCCGCGTGAGACCGCCAGCGCCGATGCCTGCGCGGGTGTCCCCGATGGATCGTTAGCGCGGAGGTGCGCACCGGTAAGAATCTTCGCGTGGAAGTAGACGATGTCGGGACCGCCGGCAGGCGAGGCTGGCTGTGCCGGCGATAGAAGGGGCACGGTCAGCAGCAGAGTAAAGATGGCAGTGAGCTTCACGGCGTCGAGTGTACCTCAGCGCTTGAAGGCGCGGACGCGGCTTCATCGGCAAGCTGCGGTGCAATCTGCGTACTTGCCAGCAATAGAAGCAGGATGCGCCGCAGAGCGACCTCGCGGCCTGTGGGGTCGTACCACTCATCGAGCGTGTGGATGCCTCCGCCCGTTCCTCCCGTAGCGATAGCCACTGCTGGAATCCCAAGCGACAAAGGCAGGTTGGCGTCGGTCGATCCCAGCCGCTGTTCTGTAGACAGATTCAGGTGGCGGTCGACCGAGTGGAGCAGATCGAGCAACGCCGAACCGGTGGAAAGCTCCGCGGCCGGGCGGTCTCCAATCTCCTCAATGCTCAGGCTGGCCGGAGCAGGCAGTGCGGTATATGGAGCGACCGTCTCGTGCAGGATGCGCTGGATCTCGTGCGCCGCCTCGCGCATCTGCGCCGTTCCGGTCGATCGCAGTTCGATGAGAGCTGTTGCCGACGATGGGATGGAATTGACCGAGGTTCCGCCGGAGATATGCCCGAGGTTGAGAGTGGTCAGCGGCGTCGATGACAGCGGCAGGTGCGAGATCGCCGAGAGCGCCCGGCTGAGCAGCAGGATCGGATTGGGCACACCGGCATCCGACCAGGAGTGCCCTCCAGGGCCAGTGATCGTGATGCGGTATCTCAAGCTGCCGAGGCCGCTGGTGACGACAGCCGAAGTCCCACTGCCTTCCAGCGCAATGGCTGCAGCGATACGGTCACGATAGCTCCCGCGCGTGAAGATGTGGCGCATGCCGCGCAGGTTACCCTCACCTTCTTCTCCAACATTTGCCGCAAACAGTATGGTCGCAGGAGGGTTAACCTTCGCATAGCGTAAAGCAGCGGCCAGGGCCAGTAAGGCAGAAAGGCCAGCGCCGTTGTCGCAGATACCCGGGCCAAAGATGCGCGGCGAGTCTGAGGCCTCAAGTGGATCGCATGGCGTTTCGGCAGGAAAGACCGTGTCCAGATGCGCCGAGAGCAGGATCACCGGCGACTCATCCTCCCCGCCCTCCGTGGCGAGTTCGCCGAGCGCATTGCCCTCCTCATCGAGATGGACGTTGGTGAGGCCGAGTGAACGAAAACGCTCAAGAAATGCCTCCGCACGCTGCTGCTCTCCGAAGGGAGGCCCGGGGATGCGGACCGTCTCCAGCAGCCAGCGGCGTATCTGCGGCTGGTGAAGATGCAGCCAATAGAAGGCGCGATGAACTGCGGTGAGCGTCGCCAGTTGCGTTACTCGCTGATGGGTGGATGCGGTCATTGCTTATTTGAAGAGTAGCGCGAGTATGCAGGTTCGGATTACTTCGTCTCGTAATCAACTTCAACCAGGAAAAGTCCCTGCGGGGGGGCAGTGGGCCCGGCGGCGGAGCGTGAGCGCGCCGCGAGTATGGTGGGAACTGCCTCGGCGGACGTCCGGCCACGGCCTGCGTCGACGAAGGTGCCAACCAGATTGCGAACCATGTGATGCAGGAATCCCGATCCGGCGACGCGATAAATCAGCAGGCCATCCTCCTGCCGGTTCCACGATGAGGAAAAGATTTTGCGAACGGACGACTTTCCCGCAAGGAGGAAGTCCTTAGCGTCGGTTCGAGAGTGAAGGTCGGGATCTGTCGCGGCGAAGGATGCGAAGTCATGTTCGCCGATTACGTGAAGGGCTGCCTGCTGCATGGCAGCCAGATCGAGAGGCCAGGTGCAGTTCCAGACAAAGGGGGCGAGAGTCGGCGGACAGATGGCATGGGGGGCGATGCGGTATTCGTACGTCTTGCGCCGGGCACTGTAACGTGCGTGAAAGTCTGGGGCAGCGGGTTCTATCGAGACGATACGAACGCTCCCGGGAAGCTGATTGTTAAGCGCGCGTTGCAAATTGGGTGCCGGAATGGGTGAATTGAGGGTAACGGAGGCTACCTGGCCCAGGGCGTGAACCCCGGTATCGGTGCGACCCGAGCCCTGGGGTAGAACCGCCTCCCCGGTAATGCGATGGAGGGACTGGGCAAGGGTGCCCTG
This region of Acidobacteriota bacterium genomic DNA includes:
- a CDS encoding trypsin-like peptidase domain-containing protein — translated: MDTPMSKSTWLERMRSHRLTTTFALLATLSTGILVGSVLTHGVSGKEQAPLDTSGAKPLVVPAAQTLSNGFSQIVKQVGPAVVNINTESLPKQSVNKNRRRPGQRTPGGDDQQNNDMQDFLNRFFGGQGGQGGDDDGDGGGMPGAERRALGSGFIVDPSGYIITNNHVVDKADKIYVKLSSDPDGGPDTEGRLAKVIGTDKDTDIAVIKIETDKPLPTVKLGNSDGAQVGDWVLAIGSPFGLSQTVSAGIVSAKNRSIDEAPGPGGVSQTQFQRFIQTDAAINPGNSGGPLVDMSGQVIGMNTAIYTQSMGSQGVGFAMPSNIIANVYNMLIGPEHKVVRGSIGISFQSSLSSAVGRMYGFKNGVIVSTVTPNGGAAKAGIQPGDVIVSIDGRNIKDGDDLVADISARKVGSTVKLGYLRDGKQNSANVAIGDRAKTYADLAGNNDDDDNSPQESDAGQSKLGITVSAIPGSVAQKSGISKGVIVTSVRPGSFADEINLVKGTIITEINKKAVTDEASYRTVVNSLKSKDDVVFVIHSPFQKGAGNSYIGGTLP
- a CDS encoding DMT family transporter → MPRLSPSALAHLLLLGVVAVWGATFTLVKDALQDASPLLFNLLRMALAAIALIIINRRSLRQISKGTLLSGLVVGIFLAAGYQLQTAGLARTTAAKSAFITGLVVVFVPMLSAIRAIRPANAYAPRWSSGLGALLAFAGLLLLTTPAGTTWANLFTSIGTGDLLTLLCSIAFAAHLLALAHTSTRVPIAQLATLQIAAAALVMAITLPLGGPIYLHLTSRLIVALAITSLLATAAAFTIQSWAQQHLPPTHTALLLTLEPVFAWLVSFLFLGERLSVRSLEGAGLIFAGILVTELLPTAEPVPAYPSS
- a CDS encoding amidohydrolase, which translates into the protein MFTLLLTVPLLSPAQPASPAGGPDIVYFHAKILTGAHLRANDPSGTPAQASALAVSRGRIVAVGSDADILRRKGPQTKIVDLGGAFMMPGFNDAHTHIASAGQQKLTIDLDGTTSLAEMQQRIRAFAAKAAPGAWLQGGGWDHTKWPGKTLPTRQDIDAVSGGHPAVLERTDGHILIANSAALAAAGITRDTPDPAGGKIDHDATGELTGILREGPAMSILYKVVPPPTTEERCKALALAIDDALAHGVTSVQDLSSWEDFLVLEDMEKAGKLHLRVSEWLAFGASLDTLKKERASHPADDPLLRTGMLKGFMDGSLGSRTAALAAPYSDDPGNSGIPRYDQATLDAMTKERADAGFQVGLHVIGDQANHMALDAFEAADANTAQREKADMNTCFSRLSEDARKRMQEGKLFDPCGVPRGSPSYYMRYRIEHAQVLLPADFDLYRQLGVIASMQPSHLLTDMNWAEERLGSERAKYSYAWRSMLDHHIPLAFGTDYPVESINPFRGLYAAITRQNEAGTRTYQPQEKIMLNEAIYAYTQGSAFAEFRERDLGRLEPGSLADFVVLDRDITSTTPQQLLHTNVLRTVVSGETVYTASGANGGPSK
- a CDS encoding M20/M25/M40 family metallo-hydrolase — encoded protein: MTASTHQRVTQLATLTAVHRAFYWLHLHQPQIRRWLLETVRIPGPPFGEQQRAEAFLERFRSLGLTNVHLDEEGNALGELATEGGEDESPVILLSAHLDTVFPAETPCDPLEASDSPRIFGPGICDNGAGLSALLALAAALRYAKVNPPATILFAANVGEEGEGNLRGMRHIFTRGSYRDRIAAAIALEGSGTSAVVTSGLGSLRYRITITGPGGHSWSDAGVPNPILLLSRALSAISHLPLSSTPLTTLNLGHISGGTSVNSIPSSATALIELRSTGTAQMREAAHEIQRILHETVAPYTALPAPASLSIEEIGDRPAAELSTGSALLDLLHSVDRHLNLSTEQRLGSTDANLPLSLGIPAVAIATGGTGGGIHTLDEWYDPTGREVALRRILLLLLASTQIAPQLADEAASAPSSAEVHSTP
- the truA gene encoding tRNA pseudouridine(38-40) synthase TruA, coding for MPHWKLTVAYDGTSFNGWQVQPGLPTVQGTLAQSLHRITGEAVLPQGSGRTDTGVHALGQVASVTLNSPIPAPNLQRALNNQLPGSVRIVSIEPAAPDFHARYSARRKTYEYRIAPHAICPPTLAPFVWNCTWPLDLAAMQQAALHVIGEHDFASFAATDPDLHSRTDAKDFLLAGKSSVRKIFSSSWNRQEDGLLIYRVAGSGFLHHMVRNLVGTFVDAGRGRTSAEAVPTILAARSRSAAGPTAPPQGLFLVEVDYETK